One Rhodoferax ferrireducens T118 DNA segment encodes these proteins:
- a CDS encoding PadR family transcriptional regulator: MSLAHAVLTSLIEKSSSGYDLARRFDKSIGYFWHATHQQIYRELARMEAAGWIESSSAPDAGKTRKREYRVLSAGRAELARWACEPSAPMDLRDEFMVKLRADAALGEIDLRDELRRRIALHQEKLAHYRAIEQRDFLHGKPLSREARIHHMILKKGILLEEGSIAWGAEMLAVLE; this comes from the coding sequence ATGTCATTAGCCCACGCCGTATTGACCTCGCTGATTGAAAAGTCGTCCTCCGGCTACGACCTGGCGCGCCGCTTTGACAAGTCCATTGGCTATTTCTGGCACGCCACGCACCAGCAGATTTACCGCGAGCTGGCCCGCATGGAGGCGGCCGGGTGGATCGAGTCCAGCAGCGCACCCGACGCCGGCAAGACCCGCAAGCGCGAGTACCGGGTGCTGAGCGCTGGCCGCGCCGAGCTGGCACGCTGGGCCTGCGAGCCCTCTGCGCCCATGGATTTGCGCGACGAGTTCATGGTCAAGCTCAGGGCCGACGCCGCTTTGGGCGAGATCGATTTGCGCGACGAACTGCGCCGGCGCATCGCTCTGCACCAGGAAAAACTGGCGCACTACCGCGCCATCGAGCAGCGCGATTTTCTGCACGGCAAGCCCTTGTCCCGCGAGGCCCGCATCCACCACATGATCCTGAAAAAAGGCATTCTGTTGGAGGAAGGGTCGATTGCTTGGGGTGCGGAAATGTTGGCGGTGCTGGAATAG
- a CDS encoding CBS domain-containing protein → MSEDAQFRPLPKTSVSSKGCYLLEAFNPPVVNVDSAAILVMTDLSQVPSATINADASLDEANHSMLVRGVRLLFVVGETHNIIGVITTVDALGEKPVLVAQARQTKRSELRVADVMVPVEKMDALDIEEVKKASVGNIVASLKADGRVHAIVVGQGKDEKQYLLGIFSASQIARQLGVQLHGHEMARTFAEIEAVIAGV, encoded by the coding sequence ATGAGCGAAGACGCGCAATTCCGGCCCCTGCCAAAGACATCGGTTTCCTCCAAGGGTTGTTATCTGCTGGAGGCATTCAATCCGCCAGTCGTTAACGTCGATTCTGCCGCCATTCTTGTCATGACCGACCTTTCACAGGTGCCTTCGGCCACCATCAACGCAGACGCCTCTCTGGATGAAGCGAACCACTCCATGCTGGTGCGCGGCGTGAGGTTGCTATTTGTGGTCGGGGAGACCCACAACATCATCGGCGTGATCACGACCGTCGATGCCCTCGGGGAAAAGCCCGTGCTGGTGGCCCAAGCTCGTCAAACCAAGCGCAGTGAACTGCGCGTTGCCGATGTGATGGTGCCTGTGGAAAAAATGGATGCTCTGGATATTGAGGAAGTCAAGAAGGCTTCAGTGGGAAACATCGTGGCCTCATTGAAAGCAGATGGCAGGGTCCACGCCATCGTGGTGGGCCAGGGCAAGGATGAAAAACAATATTTGCTTGGAATATTTTCGGCCTCGCAAATTGCGCGTCAGCTGGGGGTGCAGTTACACGGGCACGAAATGGCGAGAACCTTCGCAGAAATTGAGGCGGTTATCGCGGGCGTCTGA
- a CDS encoding MFS transporter, with translation MQLFFRQAGQQASRPIVWLIGFFAFLNVYSMQAVLPMVMQDFHASPVQAGLTVGATVLAVALVSPFMGMLSDAFGRKVIICASLFALTVPTALIPVAGSLNALIFLRFLQGLAVPGIVVVLIAYLSEEFHSGGVARMTATYVGGTVMGGFCGRFITGHAGHLLGWRGAFVTLALLNLFGALLVLWLLPPSRYFVANRNIRAGFGTLWRHLHHKRLMAACAVGFCVLFSLVGTFTYVNLHLASSPFNLSSAGLANVFSVYLVGVLATPLAGPYVVRFGFLRSLLGALALSAAGLSLTLLPSLTAVIIGLTVCSTGVFICQSATLSAIAQNVSEGRSLATGIYYMSYYAGGAAGSLLAGMAYEGWGWGGSVLSIALMQALAAVIAAVAWRQPAQSGG, from the coding sequence ATGCAACTTTTTTTTCGTCAGGCCGGCCAACAGGCGTCCCGGCCCATCGTCTGGCTGATCGGCTTTTTTGCCTTTCTGAATGTCTACTCCATGCAGGCGGTGCTGCCCATGGTGATGCAGGATTTTCACGCCTCACCCGTGCAAGCCGGGTTGACGGTGGGGGCAACCGTGCTGGCGGTGGCGCTCGTATCTCCCTTCATGGGCATGCTCTCCGACGCCTTCGGACGCAAAGTCATCATCTGCGCCTCCCTGTTCGCCCTGACGGTGCCGACGGCCCTGATCCCTGTGGCCGGCAGCCTGAACGCGCTGATTTTCCTGCGCTTCCTTCAGGGGCTGGCGGTTCCTGGCATCGTGGTGGTCCTGATCGCCTACCTGTCCGAGGAATTCCATTCGGGCGGGGTCGCCCGTATGACCGCCACCTATGTGGGCGGCACCGTCATGGGTGGCTTTTGCGGCCGTTTTATCACGGGCCACGCCGGTCATTTGTTGGGCTGGCGCGGTGCGTTCGTCACGCTGGCCCTACTGAATCTTTTTGGGGCTTTGCTGGTGCTGTGGCTGCTGCCTCCCTCGCGTTACTTTGTTGCCAACCGAAATATCAGAGCGGGGTTTGGCACGCTGTGGCGTCACCTGCATCACAAGCGACTGATGGCGGCTTGTGCCGTGGGTTTCTGCGTGCTGTTCTCGCTGGTGGGCACTTTCACCTATGTCAACCTGCACCTGGCATCAAGCCCTTTCAATCTCTCTTCCGCTGGCTTGGCCAATGTTTTCAGCGTCTATCTGGTGGGTGTTCTGGCGACCCCGCTGGCAGGGCCGTATGTTGTCCGGTTCGGTTTTCTGAGGTCACTCCTGGGGGCTTTGGCCCTGTCCGCCGCTGGCTTGTCGCTGACCCTGTTGCCCTCCTTGACTGCGGTCATCATCGGCCTGACGGTGTGTTCAACAGGCGTCTTCATTTGCCAGTCGGCCACCCTCAGCGCGATCGCTCAAAACGTCAGCGAGGGACGCTCCCTGGCCACGGGCATTTACTACATGAGCTACTACGCGGGCGGCGCGGCTGGCTCATTGCTGGCTGGGATGGCCTACGAAGGCTGGGGTTGGGGCGGCTCGGTGTTGTCCATCGCACTGATGCAGGCGCTGGCCGCCGTCATTGCAGCTGTCGCCTGGCGTCAGCCAGCTCAAAGCGGGGGTTGA
- a CDS encoding RluA family pseudouridine synthase gives MSGSDFIKPPARNGVGPSCIGLPAGAWPTTLDFLTERFSAIPRDVWHQRMAQGDVVDEHGVQLAPHSAYQGHRRVYYYRAVPDEPRIPFDEVILFQDEQLIVVDKPHFLPVMPSGGYLAETVLVRLKQKLGIDTLVPVHRIDRDTAGLVMFSVQPETRAAYHALFSQRSVKKTYEAIAPWREGLALPMTRQSRIVEAGHFMLQHEVSGPPNTVTRIEVLQVQGGLARYQLQPVTGKRHQLRVHMAALGLPILGDGLYPTLTPEGQVDYEHPLQLLARRIEFVDPVSGQARQFESRRSLMSLA, from the coding sequence TTGAGCGGGTCTGACTTCATCAAGCCGCCCGCCCGCAACGGCGTCGGGCCCAGCTGCATCGGGCTGCCCGCCGGCGCCTGGCCCACCACCCTTGATTTCTTGACCGAGCGCTTTTCCGCCATCCCTCGGGACGTCTGGCACCAGCGCATGGCGCAGGGCGATGTGGTCGATGAGCACGGCGTGCAGCTCGCGCCCCACAGCGCCTACCAGGGCCACAGAAGGGTCTACTACTACCGCGCGGTGCCGGATGAGCCGCGCATCCCGTTTGATGAGGTGATCCTGTTCCAGGACGAGCAGCTGATCGTGGTCGACAAGCCGCATTTTTTACCCGTGATGCCCTCGGGCGGCTACCTGGCAGAGACCGTGCTGGTGCGACTGAAGCAAAAACTGGGCATCGACACGCTGGTGCCGGTGCATCGCATTGACCGCGACACCGCCGGGCTGGTGATGTTCTCCGTGCAGCCCGAAACCCGGGCCGCCTACCACGCGCTGTTCAGCCAGCGCAGCGTCAAAAAGACCTACGAAGCGATTGCCCCGTGGCGCGAGGGTTTGGCGCTGCCGATGACGCGCCAAAGCCGCATCGTCGAGGCCGGCCACTTCATGCTGCAGCACGAGGTCAGCGGCCCGCCCAACACCGTGACCCGGATTGAGGTGCTGCAAGTGCAGGGCGGCCTGGCCCGCTACCAGCTCCAACCCGTCACCGGCAAACGCCACCAGTTGCGTGTGCACATGGCGGCTTTGGGCCTGCCGATTCTGGGCGATGGCCTGTACCCTACCCTCACACCCGAAGGACAAGTTGACTACGAGCACCCCCTGCAACTGCTGGCCCGGCGCATTGAGTTTGTCGACCCGGTCAGCGGGCAAGCCCGGCAGTTTGAGAGCCGGCGCAGCTTGATGAGCCTGGCGTGA
- the trmB gene encoding tRNA (guanosine(46)-N7)-methyltransferase TrmB, which produces MPEGVAFPKEIKSFVRRAGRTTTGQAKALEDMGPQFLLPYQTSAIDFIATYADSTGARGNNDINPGPVILEIGFGMGEATAHIAALMPEKNFLCCEVHEPGVGALLKRIGEQGLRNIRIVAHDAVEVIDHMLPLQSLDGVHIFFPDPWHKKKHNKRRLIQSALIAKLAARLKVGGYIHCATDWQPYAEQILEVLSKEPLLKNTATQTHPELAGYAPKPYYRPLTKFENRGIKLGHGVWDIVFERV; this is translated from the coding sequence GTGCCGGAGGGCGTGGCCTTTCCGAAAGAAATCAAGAGTTTTGTGCGCCGCGCCGGTCGCACCACCACCGGCCAGGCCAAGGCCCTGGAGGACATGGGGCCCCAATTCCTGTTGCCCTACCAAACAAGTGCTATTGATTTTATAGCTACTTACGCAGATTCGACGGGGGCTAGAGGCAATAATGATATAAATCCCGGGCCAGTCATCCTGGAAATCGGCTTCGGCATGGGCGAAGCCACCGCCCATATCGCGGCCCTGATGCCGGAGAAAAACTTCCTGTGCTGCGAGGTGCACGAGCCTGGTGTGGGTGCGCTGCTCAAGCGCATTGGCGAGCAGGGCCTGCGCAACATCCGCATCGTGGCCCACGACGCCGTCGAGGTCATCGACCACATGCTGCCGCTGCAAAGCCTGGACGGTGTGCACATTTTCTTCCCCGACCCGTGGCACAAGAAGAAGCACAACAAGCGCCGTTTGATTCAAAGCGCCCTCATTGCCAAACTGGCCGCACGCCTGAAGGTCGGCGGCTACATCCACTGCGCCACCGACTGGCAGCCCTACGCCGAGCAGATTCTGGAAGTGCTGAGCAAGGAGCCGCTGCTGAAGAACACGGCCACACAAACTCACCCGGAGCTGGCAGGCTACGCGCCCAAGCCCTATTACCGCCCGCTGACCAAGTTTGAAAACCGCGGTATCAAACTCGGGCACGGCGTGTGGGATATCGTGTTTGAGCGGGTCTGA
- a CDS encoding EAL domain-containing protein produces the protein MSAWVILFSVAVYLGLLFFIAYRGDKAADAGRSLIASPYVYALSLGVYTSAWTFYGSVGRAATSGIGFLPVYLGPTVMIALWWMVLRKIIRISKDNRITSLADFISSRYGKSAALAGLVTVIALVGVTPYISLQLKAISTSFGILRSYPDILLLAPPQPPQSIWHDTAFYAALILAAFTIVFGTRKIDAAERHEGLVAAIAFESLVKLLAFLAVGIFVTWGMYDGVRDIFARAAQVPRIAEVFTIGGSTEAYRGWTSPADAATRLALAPGTVMDIYQSWAELFSTAFVGMLAIMFLPRQFQIAVVENVDEAHLNKAIWLFPLYLFLFSLFVLPIAMGGLLHFGTSVNPDAFVLTLPLAGQQKALALLVFLGGFSAATGMVIVESIALSTMVCNDLVMPILLRIKALRLTERADISALLLAIRRITIVLGLLLGYTYYRLAGEAYALVSIGLISFAAVAQFAPALLGGIYWKGGTRSGALSGLGAGFLVWAYTLMLPAFARSGWLPMALLEHGPFAIAQLRPLALFGLDGLDEISHAMLWSMLANVGAYLTVSIMSGQSLVEQTQAALFVDVFKHGRGAERVWRASGSLLDLHTLMVRFLGAENARQALVAYARQRGLEWPQEIDAELSRYCEAQLAGAIGTASARVMIASVIEEELLRDSLTGLPNRALLLTRIDDAMKRIQIESRRGFALVFLTLDRFRTITDSLGGAYGDQLLIAIAQRLGTGLRPGDTIARIGGESFAILLDETKDAEVAARYAEQLQSALAVGFNLEGHELFTTASIGIVLGHSGYVDAGELLRDAETASHNAERRGGACYELFAADMRERVVALLEMETELRRAVAHGEEFLVYYQPVVSLQTGRLAGFEALVRMRRPDGKLVPPSEFIPLTEETGLIVSIGRWVLTEACRQMHSWQQRYPDHPPMQISVNLAGRQFTQPALLQQIEAALAETGLATSSLKLEVTETLLMAHAEEAAVALEKLSALGIKLLMDDFGTGYSSLSYLYRFPINTLKIDASFVRRMDVDRKSADIIQSIVTLAHALNMDIIAEGVENAAQLAQLRALQVEYGQGYHFGQPLDAAAAEAMIVARPVW, from the coding sequence ATGTCGGCCTGGGTCATCCTTTTCTCCGTCGCAGTCTATCTGGGACTGCTCTTCTTCATCGCCTACCGCGGCGACAAGGCGGCCGATGCCGGACGCAGCCTGATCGCCAGCCCCTATGTGTATGCCCTCTCACTGGGCGTCTACACCTCCGCCTGGACCTTCTACGGCAGCGTCGGGCGCGCCGCCACCAGCGGTATTGGCTTCCTTCCCGTCTATCTCGGACCCACCGTCATGATCGCCCTGTGGTGGATGGTACTGCGCAAGATCATCCGAATCTCCAAGGACAACCGCATCACATCGCTGGCCGATTTCATTTCATCACGCTACGGCAAGAGTGCGGCGCTGGCCGGATTGGTCACGGTGATCGCATTGGTCGGCGTCACACCCTACATTTCGCTGCAACTGAAGGCGATTTCCACCAGCTTCGGCATCCTGCGCAGCTACCCCGACATCCTGTTGCTGGCACCGCCGCAGCCGCCGCAGAGCATCTGGCACGACACGGCGTTTTACGCGGCCCTGATCCTGGCGGCGTTCACCATCGTTTTCGGCACCCGCAAGATCGACGCCGCAGAGCGTCACGAGGGCCTGGTGGCCGCGATTGCCTTCGAGTCGTTGGTCAAGCTGCTGGCCTTTCTAGCAGTCGGCATCTTCGTCACCTGGGGCATGTATGACGGCGTGCGTGACATCTTCGCCCGTGCCGCGCAAGTGCCGCGCATCGCTGAAGTCTTCACCATTGGCGGCTCGACCGAGGCCTACCGCGGCTGGACCTCGCCCGCCGACGCTGCCACTCGGCTGGCGTTGGCACCGGGCACAGTCATGGACATCTACCAGAGCTGGGCCGAGCTGTTCTCGACAGCCTTCGTCGGGATGCTGGCCATCATGTTCCTGCCGCGCCAGTTCCAGATCGCCGTCGTTGAGAATGTCGACGAGGCACATCTGAACAAGGCGATCTGGCTCTTTCCCCTTTACCTCTTCCTGTTCTCCCTCTTCGTCCTGCCAATCGCCATGGGCGGCCTGTTGCATTTTGGCACCAGCGTCAATCCTGATGCCTTCGTCCTGACCCTGCCCCTGGCCGGACAGCAGAAAGCACTGGCGCTGCTGGTCTTCCTCGGCGGCTTCTCGGCCGCCACCGGCATGGTGATCGTCGAGAGCATCGCCCTGTCGACCATGGTCTGCAACGACCTGGTCATGCCGATCTTGCTGCGCATCAAGGCGCTGCGTCTGACCGAGCGCGCCGATATCTCCGCCCTGCTGCTGGCGATCCGTCGCATCACCATCGTGCTCGGCCTGCTGCTCGGCTACACCTATTACCGGCTGGCAGGCGAGGCTTACGCGCTGGTGTCGATTGGCCTCATTTCCTTCGCCGCCGTCGCCCAGTTCGCCCCGGCGCTGCTGGGCGGCATCTACTGGAAGGGCGGTACGCGAAGCGGCGCACTGTCCGGGCTAGGCGCCGGCTTCCTGGTCTGGGCCTATACGCTGATGCTGCCGGCTTTCGCCCGCTCCGGCTGGCTGCCCATGGCGCTGCTGGAACACGGGCCGTTTGCCATCGCGCAGCTGCGCCCGCTTGCCCTGTTCGGCCTGGACGGGCTCGACGAAATCAGCCACGCCATGCTCTGGAGCATGCTGGCCAACGTCGGCGCCTACCTGACGGTGTCGATCATGAGCGGGCAGAGCCTGGTCGAACAGACGCAGGCAGCGCTGTTCGTCGACGTCTTCAAGCATGGCCGCGGCGCCGAGAGGGTCTGGCGCGCGAGCGGCTCGCTGCTCGATCTGCACACGCTGATGGTGCGTTTTCTTGGCGCCGAGAACGCCCGCCAGGCGCTCGTTGCCTACGCCCGCCAGCGCGGCCTGGAATGGCCGCAGGAGATCGACGCCGAGCTGTCGCGTTACTGCGAGGCGCAACTGGCGGGCGCCATCGGCACCGCCTCGGCAAGGGTCATGATTGCGTCAGTGATCGAGGAAGAACTGCTGCGCGACAGCCTCACCGGTCTGCCCAACCGCGCGCTGCTTCTGACCCGGATCGACGATGCCATGAAACGCATCCAGATCGAATCCAGGCGCGGCTTTGCGCTGGTGTTCCTCACGCTTGACCGCTTCCGCACGATCACCGACAGCCTGGGCGGCGCCTACGGCGACCAGTTGCTGATCGCCATCGCGCAACGCCTGGGTACCGGCCTGCGCCCCGGTGACACGATCGCCCGCATCGGCGGCGAAAGCTTCGCCATCCTCCTCGACGAAACCAAGGACGCAGAGGTGGCGGCACGTTACGCCGAGCAGCTGCAATCTGCGCTGGCGGTCGGCTTCAACCTGGAGGGGCATGAACTATTCACGACCGCCAGCATCGGCATCGTTCTTGGCCACTCGGGCTACGTCGACGCCGGCGAGCTCCTGCGCGACGCCGAGACGGCCAGCCACAACGCCGAGCGGCGCGGCGGGGCGTGCTACGAGTTGTTCGCCGCCGATATGCGCGAGCGTGTCGTCGCTCTTCTCGAAATGGAAACCGAGTTGCGCCGGGCAGTGGCGCACGGCGAGGAATTCCTTGTCTATTACCAGCCCGTGGTGTCGCTGCAAACGGGCCGGCTGGCGGGTTTCGAGGCCCTCGTTCGCATGCGTCGCCCCGATGGCAAACTGGTACCACCGAGCGAATTTATCCCGCTCACCGAGGAGACCGGCCTCATCGTCTCAATCGGTCGCTGGGTGTTGACCGAGGCCTGCCGCCAGATGCACAGCTGGCAGCAACGCTACCCGGATCACCCGCCCATGCAGATCAGCGTCAACCTTGCCGGGCGGCAGTTCACCCAGCCCGCCCTGCTGCAGCAAATCGAAGCCGCGTTGGCGGAAACCGGCCTGGCCACCAGCAGTCTCAAGCTCGAAGTGACCGAGACCCTGCTCATGGCGCACGCCGAGGAGGCGGCGGTGGCGCTGGAGAAATTAAGCGCCCTTGGGATCAAGCTGCTGATGGACGACTTCGGCACCGGTTATTCATCGCTGTCCTACCTGTACCGTTTTCCGATCAACACACTGAAAATCGACGCCTCGTTCGTGCGCCGCATGGACGTTGACCGCAAGAGCGCCGACATCATCCAGAGCATCGTCACCCTGGCCCATGCCCTGAACATGGACATCATTGCCGAGGGGGTGGAGAATGCCGCGCAGTTGGCACAGTTACGGGCGCTGCAGGTGGAATACGGGCAGGGCTACCATTTTGGCCAGCCGCTCGATGCGGCGGCGGCCGAAGCGATGATCGTCGCCCGGCCGGTCTGGTAG
- a CDS encoding ROK family transcriptional regulator encodes MTPPRAAPTAEAPALLRPRGSNHVGMRQFNERVVLQAIRLNGSLPKADLARLTGLTAQTIGLITTRLVEDGLILKQDRVRGRIGQPSVPLSLNPDGAFAIGIKIGRRSADWLMVDFCGQVRQRQSLDYAFPDAHSLLPDIKERLQAMGDQLGALKDRLVGVGVAAPFQLGGWHKMLGLSEAQSETWNQIDLRAQVQAMTNTPVSFAKDTSAACVAELVAGRGRDLKNFLYVFVDTFVGGGLVINSHLHGGLHGNAGAVASLPCGMAQGDTPPPQLIHHASLWELEQRLTAKGLDPHAAYDDRALATPFEAETQAWLKQAANALAHAVVSGTAFLDIDAVVIDGSFCRPLLTLLIAQTQQALKRYNWEGLWPANVIAGNVGPDARALGGALMPLHANFAPDQDLFLKVGA; translated from the coding sequence ATGACCCCACCGCGCGCCGCCCCAACCGCTGAAGCTCCTGCCCTGCTGCGCCCGCGTGGCTCCAACCACGTGGGCATGCGCCAGTTCAATGAGCGGGTGGTACTGCAGGCGATCCGGCTCAACGGCAGTCTGCCCAAAGCGGATTTGGCGCGTCTTACCGGCCTCACCGCGCAAACCATCGGACTCATCACCACCCGGCTGGTCGAGGACGGTTTGATTCTCAAGCAAGACCGCGTGCGCGGGCGCATTGGGCAACCCTCGGTACCGCTGTCGCTCAACCCGGACGGCGCGTTTGCCATTGGCATCAAGATTGGACGGCGCAGTGCCGACTGGTTGATGGTGGACTTCTGCGGCCAGGTGCGCCAGCGCCAAAGCCTGGACTATGCCTTTCCCGATGCCCATTCGCTGCTACCCGACATCAAGGAGCGACTGCAGGCCATGGGTGACCAACTCGGTGCTTTGAAAGACCGCCTGGTCGGCGTGGGCGTGGCGGCCCCCTTTCAACTGGGCGGCTGGCACAAGATGCTGGGCCTGTCCGAGGCCCAGTCAGAAACCTGGAACCAGATTGACCTGCGTGCCCAAGTGCAGGCCATGACCAACACACCCGTCAGCTTTGCCAAAGACACCTCGGCTGCTTGTGTGGCCGAACTGGTGGCCGGGCGCGGGCGCGACCTGAAGAATTTTTTATATGTGTTTGTCGACACCTTTGTGGGCGGCGGGCTGGTCATCAACTCGCACTTGCATGGCGGTTTACACGGCAATGCGGGAGCGGTGGCCTCGCTGCCCTGCGGCATGGCACAGGGCGACACACCGCCCCCACAACTGATTCACCATGCGTCGCTGTGGGAACTGGAGCAGCGCCTGACGGCCAAGGGGCTGGACCCCCACGCCGCCTATGACGACCGCGCCCTGGCGACGCCGTTTGAGGCTGAAACCCAGGCGTGGCTCAAGCAGGCCGCCAACGCGCTGGCCCATGCGGTGGTGAGTGGCACGGCATTTCTGGACATCGACGCGGTGGTGATCGACGGCTCGTTTTGCCGACCGCTGCTGACCCTCCTGATCGCGCAAACCCAGCAAGCACTCAAGCGCTACAACTGGGAGGGCCTGTGGCCTGCCAACGTGATCGCGGGCAATGTGGGCCCTGATGCCCGCGCACTGGGCGGCGCGCTGATGCCGCTGCACGCCAACTTTGCGCCCGATCAGGACTTGTTCTTGAAAGTTGGCGCTTAA
- a CDS encoding RbsD/FucU family protein, whose translation MLKGINPLLTPELLKILMEMGHDDALVLGDANFTAMRFAAGKPVIRLPGTSMAQVTQAITSVLPLAADVAHPVAFMQASGTEPPALSALQREVLALVEPELRSGQSAEPLERFAFYERARAAYAYVMTGELQPFGNFILRKGAIGENLRP comes from the coding sequence ATGCTCAAAGGAATCAACCCCCTGCTCACCCCCGAGCTGCTGAAAATCCTGATGGAAATGGGCCACGACGACGCGCTGGTGCTGGGTGACGCCAACTTCACCGCCATGCGGTTTGCCGCAGGCAAACCGGTGATCAGGCTGCCGGGCACGTCCATGGCGCAAGTGACGCAGGCGATCACCTCGGTGTTGCCATTGGCGGCTGACGTGGCTCATCCGGTGGCTTTCATGCAGGCCAGCGGCACAGAGCCCCCTGCCCTGTCGGCCCTGCAACGCGAGGTGCTGGCGCTCGTCGAGCCTGAGCTGCGCAGCGGCCAAAGCGCAGAGCCCCTGGAGCGCTTTGCGTTTTATGAGCGCGCTCGCGCGGCCTACGCCTATGTGATGACCGGCGAGCTGCAACCGTTTGGCAACTTTATTTTGCGCAAAGGTGCCATCGGTGAGAATCTACGCCCATGA
- a CDS encoding ATP-binding cassette domain-containing protein has translation MNTSTSKPLVMQTKGIVKRYGQVTALDGTDFELRAGEIMAIIGDNGAGKSSLIKTLSGASVPDEGEIFLDGKSVHFKSPIDARRAGIETVYQDLAVAPAMSIAENLFLGRELIRPGLLGHLLQLLDKKEMLAQAIARMQELKVGIRSMTQAVETLSGGQRQCVAVARAAAFAQHVVIMDEPTAALGVKEGNMVLELIRRVRDKGLPVILISHNMPHVFEVADRIHIQRLGKRAAVVNPKTISMSDTVAVMTGAKTVDELPANAHA, from the coding sequence ATGAACACGTCCACGTCAAAACCACTCGTGATGCAGACCAAGGGCATCGTCAAACGCTACGGCCAGGTGACCGCGCTGGACGGTACCGACTTTGAACTACGCGCGGGAGAAATCATGGCCATCATTGGCGACAACGGCGCGGGAAAATCGTCGCTGATCAAGACCCTGTCAGGTGCCTCTGTGCCCGATGAAGGCGAGATCTTTCTTGACGGCAAATCTGTGCACTTCAAGTCGCCCATCGATGCCCGCCGCGCCGGCATCGAGACGGTCTACCAGGACTTGGCGGTGGCCCCGGCCATGAGTATTGCCGAGAACCTGTTCCTGGGCCGCGAACTCATCAGGCCCGGCCTGCTGGGCCACCTGCTGCAACTGCTGGACAAGAAAGAAATGCTGGCGCAGGCGATTGCACGCATGCAGGAACTCAAGGTTGGCATCCGCTCCATGACACAGGCGGTGGAAACCCTGTCGGGTGGCCAACGGCAGTGCGTGGCCGTGGCCCGCGCGGCCGCCTTTGCCCAGCATGTGGTGATCATGGACGAGCCCACCGCTGCGTTGGGCGTGAAAGAAGGCAACATGGTGCTGGAGCTGATTCGCCGGGTACGCGACAAGGGCCTGCCGGTGATTCTGATCAGCCACAACATGCCACACGTGTTTGAGGTGGCGGACCGCATCCACATCCAGCGCCTGGGTAAACGCGCCGCGGTGGTCAACCCCAAAACCATCAGCATGAGCGACACCGTGGCCGTGATGACAGGGGCCAAGACGGTGGACGAACTGCCCGCCAACGCCCACGCCTGA
- a CDS encoding ABC transporter permease — protein MSTTNKRPIPWGALGPWIALAVTCLFFATQSARFLSGENLSLVLQQVMVVGVLAIGQTLIILTAGIDLSCGMVMALGGVVMTKFAVDYGLNPYAAIACGLGVTTGFGLLNGLLVTRIKLPPFIVTLGTLNIAFAITQIYSESQTITNLPSVMTALGETFNLGSTEVSLGTVTMLLLYAMAWFVLRETAPGRHLYAVGNNPEAARLTGISVDRVLVIVYSLAGLFYGIAAMLSVARTGVGDPNAGQTENLDAITAVVLGGTSLFGGRGIILGSLVGAVIVGVFRNGLTLMGVASVYQTLITGILVILAVAADQMSRKGAR, from the coding sequence ATGTCCACGACAAACAAACGCCCCATTCCCTGGGGAGCGCTTGGCCCCTGGATCGCATTGGCGGTCACTTGCCTGTTTTTTGCCACCCAGTCAGCGCGCTTTTTGAGCGGCGAAAACCTGTCGCTGGTGCTGCAACAAGTGATGGTGGTAGGCGTATTGGCCATTGGCCAGACCCTGATCATTCTGACCGCCGGCATTGACCTGTCGTGCGGCATGGTGATGGCCCTGGGCGGCGTTGTCATGACCAAATTTGCCGTCGACTACGGCCTGAACCCCTACGCGGCCATTGCCTGCGGCCTGGGCGTGACCACCGGTTTTGGCCTGCTCAACGGCCTGCTGGTGACGCGCATCAAACTGCCTCCTTTCATCGTGACGCTGGGCACCCTGAACATTGCCTTTGCCATCACCCAGATCTACTCTGAGTCTCAAACCATCACCAACCTGCCCAGCGTCATGACCGCGCTGGGAGAGACCTTCAATCTTGGCAGCACCGAAGTCAGCCTGGGCACGGTGACGATGTTGCTGCTGTACGCCATGGCCTGGTTTGTGCTGCGCGAAACCGCGCCGGGACGCCACCTGTACGCCGTGGGCAACAACCCGGAAGCGGCGCGCCTGACCGGCATCAGCGTGGACCGGGTGCTGGTGATTGTTTACTCGCTGGCCGGCCTGTTTTACGGCATTGCCGCCATGCTGTCGGTAGCGCGCACGGGGGTGGGCGACCCCAACGCCGGGCAAACCGAAAACCTCGATGCAATCACCGCGGTGGTGCTGGGCGGCACCAGCCTGTTTGGCGGTCGCGGCATTATTTTGGGCTCCCTGGTGGGGGCGGTGATTGTGGGTGTGTTCCGCAACGGCCTGACCCTGATGGGTGTGGCCTCGGTGTACCAGACATTGATCACCGGTATTTTGGTGATTCTGGCTGTCGCTGCCGACCAGATGTCGCGCAAGGGAGCACGCTGA